Sequence from the Amaranthus tricolor cultivar Red isolate AtriRed21 chromosome 16, ASM2621246v1, whole genome shotgun sequence genome:
tggttagaattgaaaatcacagtgatatgctagaaattaagtgttaagttgtgattttatgcgtttttaagctttttttgcactttcgtgcacaaagtagctcaaacttggtttgttttgcacgaaacatggcgcacaatactatttggtatatattattgtgctgaagtagttagaattgaaaatcatagtcatatactagaaattacgcgttaagttgcaattttattcgtttttttgcttctttgacactttcgcgcataatgtatgtcaaacttggtttgttttgcgcgaaacatggcacacaacactatttagtaaatatcattgtgatgaagtggttagatttgtaaatcgtagtcatatgctagaaattacgtgttaagtttcgattttatgtgttttttagcttttttggcactttcacgcataaagtagctcaaacttggtttgtttattacacgaatcttggcacacaacactatttggtatatattattgtgttgacatggttagaattcaaaattatagtcatatgatagaaattacatgttatgttgcgatttatgcattttaaagcttttttggcactttcgcgcataaagtagctcaaacttggtttgttttgcacgaaacttagcacacaacactatttgatatatattattgtgttgaaatggttagaattgaaaatcatagtcatatgctagaaataaagtgttaagttgcggttttatgcgttgttaagcttttttggcattttcgcgcataaagtagctcaaacttggtttgttttgcacgaaacatggcacacaacactatttggtttatgttattgtgttgaagtggttagaattaaaaatcacacccatatgctaaaaattacgtgttaacttgcgattttattcgtttttattctttttggtactttcgcgcataatgtagctcaaacttggttggttttgcgcgaaacatgacacacaatactatttggtatatattattgtgttgaagaggttaaattTGTATATCGTagatatatgctagaaattacgtgttaagttgcaatattatgcgttttaaagcatctttggcactttcatgcatagagtagctcaaacttcgtttgttttacacgaaacttggcacacaacataatttggtatataatattgtgttgaagttgttagaattgataatcatagtcatatgatagaaattacgtgttaaattgcgattttatccgttttttagattttttggcactttcgtacataaagtagctcaaacttggtttgttttgaatgaaacaaggcgtacaacactatttcgcatatattattgtgttgaagtggttagaattgaaaatcatagtcatatgctagatattacgtgttaggttgctgttttatgcgtttttaagcttttttggcactttcgcgcataaaatagctccaacttggtttgatttgcacgaagcTTGTCGCACAACACtaatttgcatatattattgttttgaattggttagacttgaaaatcatagtcatatgctagatattacgtgttaagttgcgattttatgcgttttatgattttttggaactttcgcgcataaagtagctcaaacatggtttgtattgcacgaatcttggcacacaacactatttggtatataatatttagtTGAACTGGtcagaaatgaaaatcatactcatatgatagaaattacgtgttaagttgcgattttatgcgtttttaagcttttttggcactttcgcgtttaaagtagctcaaacatggtttgttttgcacgaaacttggtgcactacactatttggcatatattattgtgttgaagaggttagaattgaaaatcataatcatatgctagaaattacgtgttaagttgcgattttatgtgtttttaagcctttttggcactttcacgcataaagtagctcaaacttggtttgttctgcacaaatcttggcacacaacactatttgttatgtgttattgtgttgaggtggtgagaattctaaatcatagtcatatgctagaaattaagtcttaagttgcgattttatacgtttatatgcttttttggcactttcgtgcataaagtagctcaaacatggtttgttttgcacgaaacttggcgcacaacactattttacatatattattgtgttgaagtggttagatttgtaatcgtagtcatatgctagaaattatgtgttaagttgcgatattatgtgtttttaagcttttttggcactttcacgcataaagtagcttaaacttggttttttttttacacgaatcttggaacacaacactatttggtatatattattgtgttgacatggttcgaattcaaaatcatagtcgtatgatagaaattacatgttatgttgcgatttttgcattgtaaagcttttttggcactttcgcgcatatagtagctcaaacttgttttgttttggacgaaactttgccacaccaacactatttggtatttatattattgcgttgacgtgatttgaattgaaaatcgtagtcatatcatagaaattccgtgttaagttgcgattttatgtgttttgaaacttttttttgcactttcgtgtataacattgctcaaacttggtttgttttgcacgaaacctcgcgcacaacactatttggtatatattattgtgttgaaatggttagaattgtatcatagtcatatggtagaaataaagtgttaaaagttgcgattttatgcgtttttaagcttttttggcactttcgcgtataaagtagctcaaacttggtttgtttttcacgaaacttggcacacaacactatttggtatatattattgtgtagaaagtTGTTAGacttaaaaatcatagtcatatgctagaaattacgtgttaagttgcaattttatgcgtttttatgcttttttggcactttcacgcatataaagtagctcaaacttcgtttgttttgcacgaatcttggcgcacaacactatttggtatatattattgcgttgacgtggttagaatttaaaatcatagtcatttgatagaaattacgtgttatgttgcgattttatccgtttttaagctcttttttgCAATTTCATGCATAAattagctgaaacttggtttgttttgcacgaaacttggcgtagaacactatttggtatatattattgtgttgaagtggttagaattgataatcatagtcatatgctagaaatatcgtgttaagttgttattttatgtgtttttaagcttttttggcactttcacgcataatgtagctgaaacttggtttgttttgcacgaaacttgacacataacactatttggtatatattattgtgttgaagtgtttagattTGTATATCGtggtcatatgctaaaaattacgtgttaagttgcaattttatgtgtttttaagttttttttgcattatcacgcataaagtagttcaaacttcgtttgttttgcacgaatattggcacacaacattgtttgatatatattattgcgttgacccagttagaattgaaaattatagtcatatgatagaaattacatgttaaattgcgattttatgtgtttttaagcttgtttttgcactttcgtgcatgaagtagctcaaacttggtttgttttgtatgaaacttggcgcacaacactacttggtatatattattggtgttgaagtggtttaggattgataatcatagtcatatgatagaaattacgtgttaagttgcgattttatgcgtttttaatcttttttggcactttcgcgcataaagtagctcatacttggtttgttttgcacgaaacttggcacagaacactattggtatatattattgtgttgaagtggttagaattgataatcatagtcatatgatagaaattacgtgttaagttgcgattttatgcgtttttaagcttttttttggcagtttcgcgcataaagttgctcaaacttggattgtattgcatgaaacttggcacataacactatttggtatattttattgtggataagtggttagatttgtaaatcgtagtcatatgctataagtaatgtgttaagttgcgattttatgcgttttaaagcttttttggcactttcacgcacaaaggtagctcatactttgtttgttttgcacggctttttaggcactttcgcgcataaagtaactcaaacttgctttgtttttatGAAACTAcgccacaacactatttcgcatatattattgtgttgaagtggttagaattgataatcatagtcatatgttagatattacgtgttaagttgcggttttatacgtttttaagcttttttggcacttttgcgcataaagtagctgatacttggtttgttttgcacgaaactaggcacacaacactactggtatatattattgtgttgaagtggttagaattgataatcatagtcatctgatagaaattacgtgttaagttgcgattttatgcgtttttaagcttttttggcactttcgcgcataaagttgctcaaacttggtttgttttacacgaatcttggtacacaacactatttggtatatattattgtgttgacgtggttagaatttaaaatcctagtcatatgatagaaattacgtgttaggttgcgatttatacattttaaagtttttttggcactttcgcgcataaagtatctcaaacttggtattttttcactaaacttggaacacaacactatttggtagatattattgtgttgaagttgttagaattaaaaatcatagtcatatgctagaaattacgtgttaagtttcaattttatgcgtttttatgcttttttggcactatcacgcataaagtagctcaaacttcatttgttttgcacaaatcttggcacacaacactatttggtatatattattgcgttgacgtggtatgaattgaaaatcatagtcatatgaaagaaattacgtgtttatgtAGCGATTTTAattcgtttttaagcttctttggcactttcatgcataaagtagctcaaacttggtttgttttgcacgaaacttggcacacaacactatttcgtatatattattgtattcgtttttttttgctttttggcactttcgcgcaaaatgtagctcaaacttggtttgatttgcacgaaacttggcacacaacactattaggtatatattattgtgttgaagtggttagatttgtatatcgtaatcatatgctagaaattacgttttaaattgcaattttatgtgtatttaagcttttttggcactatcacgcataaagtagctcaaacttcgtttgttttgcacgaatcttaatacacaacattatttggtatatattattgtgttgaagtggttagaattgatatgcatagtcatatgatagaaattacgtgttaagttgtgattttatgcgttttttaagcttttttggcactttcgcgcataaagtagctcatactttgtttgttttgcacgaaacttggcacacaacactattggtatatattattgtgtttaagtggttagaatttaaaatcaaagtcatttgatagaaattacgtgttaagtttcgattttatgcgttttttaagctttttttgcactttcgcgcattaagtaactcaaacttgtttgttttgcacgaaactttgcccACAatatatttggtttatattatagtgttgaggtggttagaattataaatcatagtcatatgctaggaattatgtgttaagttgcgatttttatgcgttttaagctttttgacagtttcgcgcataaagtagctcaaacttggtgtgttttgtacgacacttggcatagaacacgatttggtatatattatagtgttgaagtggttagaattgtaaatcgtagtcatatgctagaaattacgtgttaagttgcgattttatgcgtttttaagcttttttggcactttcacgcataaagtagaacaaacttggtttgttttacacgaatgttggcacacaatactatttggtatatatcattgtgttgacgtggttaaaattgtaaatcatagtcatatgatagaattacgtgttaagttgcgatttatgcatttttaagcttttttggcactttcgcgcacaagtagctgaaacttggtttgttttgcacgaaacttggcgcacaacactatttggtaaatattattgtgttgaagtggttaaaattgaaaatcatagtcatatgatagaaatcacgtgttgagtttagggatggtcatggggcgggtctggagcgggtctggccagaccctgacccggacccggacccttttattttttttggatccagacctggatccggaccctaagggtccaaattttcagacccagacccggaccctacggatctgacagggtctagggtccttaatgggtccttaatgggtcttattcAAAGCCtctttaatttgtcaaaattgaacattttttcgattctttttgtatttttgtaagcaacttaccatcgtattacaaacataaaagactaaatacataattaaaattacaatcaaatataaaatactaaaatgagaaacatagtttatattccataacattaaaaattacaatcattttgatcaatcttcttcaacttcatcaagATCCTAAAGGAAATATCAAACAATTATAAGTTAGTgttttcaataaagaaaaagtaaatcaaaataaatccattaaaattacaaaataaaatataaaatataaaatataaaaatttaaaagtttagggtccgggtcttcaccttaggacccgaacccggacccgtcaaaacttttttggatccagacacggacccggatccgatgggtctaaaaattaagacccatacccttaaaaaaggggcgggtccgaggcgggtccaacagggtcaTGGACCCATGACAATCCCtagttgagttgcgattttatgcggttgttaagcttttttggcactttcgcgcataaagtagcacatacttggtttgttttgcacgaaacttggcacacaacactatttggtatatattattctgttgaaatggttagaaatgaaagtcatagtcatatgatagaaattatgtgtcaaatttcgatttatgcgttttaaagcttttttggtactttcgcgcataaagtagctcaaacttggtttgttttgcacgaaacttgacacacaacactatttggtatatattattgtgtttaagtgaaAGATTTGTTTATTGTagtgatatgctaaaaattacgtgttaagttgcaatttgtgtgtgtttttaagcttttttttgcactatcacgcataaggtagctcaaacttcgtttgttttgcacgaatcttggcacacaacattatttcgtatatattattgcgttgaagaggttagaattgaaaatcatagtcatatgatagaaattacgtgttaagttgcgattttatgtgtttttatgctttttttttgcattttccgtgcgtaaagtagctcaaacttggtttgttttgtacgaatcttggcgcacaacactatttggtaaatattattgtgttgaagtagttagaattgataatcatagtcatatgacagaaaattacgtgttaagttgcgaatttatgcgtttatataacttttttggcacttttgcgcataaagtagctcatacttggtttgttttgcacgaaacttggcacacaacaatattggtaatattattgtgttgaagtggttagaattgataatcatagtcatatgatagaaattacgtgttaagttgcgattttatgcgtttttaagcttttttggcactttcgcacataaagtagctcaaacttggtttgttttgcacgaaacttggcacacaacactatttggtatatacaatTGTGTCacggtggttagaattgaaaatcctagttttATGNNNNNNNNNNNNNNNNNNNNNNNNNNNNNNNNNNNNNNNNNNNNNNNNNNNNNNNNNNNNNNNNNNNNNNNNNNNNNNNNNNNNNNNNNNNNNNNNNNNNACATTTGGAGCACCATAACGGGAGCCAATCATACTCGACATGCTGAGTTACCAAATAGGCATTGTGgttcatctattttttttatatgacatCTTTGCATCCAACGGTTTGATAACGAATGCTTCTTTATCAAATAGAATTCCGGTCATACTACATGCTCTCTCTTGTTCCTCTTATGAATTGAGTCTAACCAAGAAAACTCCTTAGTTTACCATACAGGGGGGCGGTTAGCACCAACAACATAGCATACCACTTTGTAATTACAACtcctttgtaattttgaaaaaacttttgttgcaaaagtgaatgatactatgttcttaagaaaagatactatgttgtgattaaaagttactatgacaatgtatagctactgtcttctgttttgtaattttgaaaaaactttgttgcaaaaatATCAGCCTTGTACTTCATCTTGTACAACCTAAAGCCTAAGCCTAAGTGCCTGATTATCTACTATGTTCCATCAAATGTTTGTACAACTTAAAAATTCACAACTTCATCTTGTACTTCACATTAACGAATCTTTAATCTTCTGATAGAAACTTGTTTGGCAATGGAGCGTCTTTTATCTTTAAAATTGGACAGCTCTTCTAAAACTTTGGATCTTTGTTTGTTCAAATCAGATAACAATAAAGATCCGGCAATCTTAACTCTTGCCACATGTCTCAATGGAgcctacataaaaagaaaatacatttagtttgaatcttttaattagaatgtcattcaaaaaaaatacatttaaaaataatattaagaagAAAAATCGTAACTGCATTCAATATTGGACACTGGAAATCAACTGTTCCCTCGAAAAACAGCATGCTCATCATCATAAATACATCACTTTCAATGTTTGTCCTAGCAGTCATTTTCCAATCGGTGGGAACTCGTTCCATTTTCCATAATGGAATAACATGAGTAGCTTGCATCTTATCATCAAAAATTGTTGACAACAAATCTTTCTACAAaagtttcatttaaatatttattaataaatatttcataatctTAGCAACATAGGCAAAAGGTTTTTCAGGATAATAAAATGCTACACATACCATAGTGTCACCGAGCtttctaatttcttcttctGAAACAGCAGTATGGTTCACATTGTCTATCCATTGAACCATTCTTAACTTCATATTCAGAAGAAGTAAGAAGTACTGACTGCCTTTCAATATCGGGACAACAAtctgtatattatatatcactgaatcaataaatatatctaaaaaaaagtGACTGCACAAGTACTAACTACCTATTAGTAGCTATAACAACTAAAATAGTGACTATATAAGCCaatcaatcattaaaaaaatatcttaccagATCAAACTTAGTCAAATCAACTTGGTTGAAAtccacccatttgacccaagaatcacaaattaaatcaatttgttcagaaccaccattattattaaaatccaacaaagcaagctgtaaaaaaaaaacaatgaaataactaaaaataattcaaaataaaagaaaagtaatttagaataaaaatgacaaaaaacgtACACTAGAACTAGCACTAAAGAAGAACTTTTTTGAAGATTgcttgttcttttcattttcattgagcAATAAACACCAACAATCCACAACAGAAACATGAGTACACTTTGAGGGATCCCCAAGAGTATAAAACTCTTCCCTTTGAATCCTCAAATTGTCCTCATAATTAATGAGCAATTCACTGtcaaataaaaaggaattaaataagtataataaaaaacaaaaatcacataaaaagaaaaaccaaaaaaaaagacTCACCTATTGTCAAAACATTGATCAgaaacaaaacaatagtcaactgTTTCTTGAAGTAACGAACCAAGTTGtctcatatattttttgtttgacttCAGCAGATGTGAAACATATGTAAATTTATCATTCACACCTCTGAAAGGAATGGAACACTTAGCCCTGCCATGTATTAATACATTCTCATAACCATGGCTTTCAAAAACAGTGATATTATTTACAACATCATCATCACCCTCATCAGCAACATTATTTACAACATTATTTACAACTTGATCCAATTCAACCTCATCCACTACATCTACATCTACATCACCCTCATCAGCAACAAAAACCTCATTCACCATCCTGGGAATAGAGGTAACCCATTTAACCGTGTCAACTATCTCATCGATAGTATTG
This genomic interval carries:
- the LOC130802534 gene encoding uncharacterized protein LOC130802534; the encoded protein is MFLLWIIVVPILKGSQYFLLLLNMKLRMVQWIDNVNHTAVSEEEIRKLGDTMKDLLSTIFDDKMQATHVIPLWKMERVPTDWKMTARTNIESDVFMMMSMLFFEGTVDFQCPILNAAPLRHVARVKIAGSLLLSDLNKQRSKVLEELSNFKDKRRSIAKQVSIRRLKIR